The Amycolatopsis sp. 195334CR genome includes a window with the following:
- a CDS encoding DUF4429 domain-containing protein codes for MHAQVESRRRSLQFDGRTVTISIAIKDSWNFPGDQHTRFPVGKISGISHQPSTTWRPGRVDFSVEGGSTEIVRNVPMFADKLGPYSFRYSTGQSEAVAELVEAIRQASRLISRTARTA; via the coding sequence GTGCACGCACAGGTGGAAAGCCGGCGCCGCTCGCTCCAGTTCGACGGGCGCACCGTGACGATCAGCATCGCGATCAAGGATTCCTGGAACTTCCCCGGCGACCAGCACACCCGGTTCCCGGTGGGCAAGATCAGCGGGATCAGCCACCAGCCGTCCACGACGTGGCGGCCGGGCCGGGTGGACTTCAGCGTCGAGGGCGGCTCCACCGAGATCGTCCGGAACGTGCCCATGTTCGCCGACAAGCTCGGCCCGTACTCCTTCCGCTACTCCACCGGCCAGTCCGAGGCGGTCGCCGAGCTGGTCGAGGCCATCCGGCAGGCGAGCCGGCTGATCTCGCGAACGGCGAGAACGGCCTGA